The Drosophila biarmipes strain raj3 chromosome X, RU_DBia_V1.1, whole genome shotgun sequence genome includes the window GGGCAGAGAACGATGTCTGGCCGGTGGAGTTGGCCTGCGACGTCGAcgactgttgctgctgctgttgctgttgctgctgctgctgctgttgcgcctgctgctgctggttgaGCGAGCCTCGCCCGTGCTTCGGTATCGGCGGCTGGATGTACTCGTGCCTGGCCAGCGCGAACACATCCATGCGATCCTCCTTGCGATAGGCCAAACAGCCCCGAATGAAGCTCTATGGGAAGACATAAGACGTGACTTGGATTAGCAAGCTATCCTTGTGGCTTAGAAGTGTCCAGGACAACCCACCTTGGCCTCATTGGAAACGGTTGGCTTGTTGGAGAACTGCACTTCGGTGGCCTTCAGTATGGTGTTCTCCTCGAGGATGGTGGCCTGCGACTGATTGTGCCCGAAGGGCTTCTTGCCATACAGACACTGGTAGAAGATCACGCCCACACTCCACACGTCCACCTTGGAGGAGATCTTCGGCGGATTCTTGCCCACCACAAAGCACTCGGGTGGCAGATACCTAAGGATATCAATTTTTGTTAGTTCTGAGTATTTACACTCATCAACTCTACTTGTAAAATACCCACCAATAGGTGCCGGCTCCCTGGGAGGTCAGATCCATGCCGTGATCGGGATTGTAGTTCTCGTCGTCCATCACCTTCGACAGACCAAAGTCGGTGATCTTGATCTCACCGCAGACATTGCCCTCGGTGAGCAGTATGTTGCCCGGCTTCAGATCGTAGTGGATAACTGGAGGCTTAATCTCATTTAGATACTTGAGTGCAGACACAACCTGAGGGGCAGAGAAAATCATGAAGAGATTACAAActgaaataaaatagttatcaAGTGAATAAACCCACCTGCATTATTATCGAGCGCGCTTCACGCTCGGGTATAGTCTTATGTTGCTTCAAATAGAAGTCCAGATCGTGGCCATCACAGTATTCGAGCACTGTGCAAAAGGAATTCGCATCGATCTCGAAGACGTCGTAGAGCTTGACGACCCGCGGATGATCCAGCGCCTTGTGGATGTTGTATTCCCGCAAAGCGTGTCTAGATGTTTGGGTAGTTAGCGAGGGTTTCGAACGAGATGGGACTTTAGTAAAGGGTTTTTCGGTGATAGCAGCCCGCCCTTGCATCTTACAACCTAATCTGGGCTTTCGTTAATGGAAATTCTTCTACTTTATGGGTTAAAAGGTATTCGTTTTCCTTGTTATTCAGTCTGATAACATCTGATATTATCTATCAAAAACTACATCCTTATTCTCTAATCAATTGGCTTTCCCCCCGCCCCTTGACTTTGCCTGCTGCTCTGTTTTACTACTCACTTGATATAATTAGCTTTCTTATCCTCCTTCCAATCCTTGTTTAATTGGTGCACCTTACATGCGACATAGCGTTGCTCCTTGAGGTCGAAGGCCTTGTGCACCTCTGAGAAGCCGCCCTTGcccagcagcatcagcagaaGATAGCGATCGTTCAGCACGGGATGGTTGTTGAAGCGGGACTGTTTGAAAGATGGACAAACCAACTATTAGTACATGGATTAAAGGCCGTGAGAAATCCGACACCCACCTGATCCTCGTTGAGTATCCGCTTGAGCTCTCGGATGTGCAGGTTGCGCTCCCGCTCCAGCTTCTCCATCTCCAGCTGCAGGTCGGCGTCCTCCTTCTTGAGCGCATTCTGGCGCAGCTTGAGTATCTCATCGTACTCGTAGTACTCCTGCGCAGTGTACGCCCCCGACACGGGATCTGGCTTGAGGAACGTGCCCGAGTCCGAGCAGCTGCCGCTGTCGTTGCCCCCGAggccgccgcctccgcctcgATCGGACAGTCGATCGCCGACGCCGCCCGAGTTGCCAACATTGCCGCCCGatccgccgccgccgttgtGCAGCAATTGAGCCTGATTGGCTTGCGTCGAGTTGCTGCGCGATAGACCAcgtccgccgccgccgccaccaccgACACCGCCAACGCCGCCGCTTCCGACGCCGCCGCCTCCGACACCGCCGCCAACGGCACCGCCACCGATGGCGCCCGCATTGTTGCCGCCCAGGCCGCTGTCGACGCTAACGCCACCGGCTGCTCCGCCAAGGCGATCGCTGCCCGGTCCGGTGACAACGCCGCCCGTCAGCTGCGAGGAATCGTTCGAGTTGGaattctgctgctgctgctgttggtgctgctgctgctgttgctgctgctggttgttctggttgctgttgttgttgcgctTGCGTCCGGACTCCGCCGGACGCTTCTTCATCAGCTGCTTCTTCTGCCGGTCAATCTCTTCGCGCTCGGCGGTGATCTCCTCCTGCCGCCGGCTCAGCTCCTGGAACGCATAGCCGTCCGTCCAGTTCTCCTGTAAATGGTTAAAAGTAAATTCGCGTTAAATAAGAGTTAATTACATGGACTTTTTACTATCAATATTTGACCGAGTCTCACCTGGAATGTGGCGCCCACTCGCTGGGTGACAAACTGCCCTAATCTCAGGCGATTCTGCATGCACTTCTGTCGCGCCTCCTTCTTCTCGATGCTGCTCTTCTCCTTCAGCAGCTTCTTGACCACATCAATGCACTTGGCAATGTGCGACTTGTGCTGATCGATCGTCTTCTGGTTGCCAACAATCTGGCACTTTTGCTCATCGGACAGCCGCGTCATCTCGTCCAGCTTCACCTTGCCCGACTCGTGCTCCGCCTCGCGTTCCTGCAGCTCGTGCAGCGACACCTCCGTTTGGGTGGCCTTACTGTATGTTATGATGGCCGCCGGCATTGCCAtcggcggtggcggtggcagtGGTGGTCCCACGCCCACATTGACACCAACGCCCACGCCAACGCCCACGCCGACCATGCCAACGACTCCCAGGGAGCCGAGCTGATGCGGATGCGTGGGCACAACAGAGGCCGTCGATGTGGTCGGCGGCCcgagttgctgctgttgctgttgttgctgctgctgctgttgctgctgggacAGGGgcgtctgctgctgctgctggatggCCGCCATGCTCAGGGGATGACCGGCCATGACCACGTGTGGAGGAACCATTTGATTGGAAGTCTGTTGCTgttggcgctgctgctgctgttgctgctgctgttgcgccTTGCTGGAGTTGACATAGTGGAAATCGGCTCccggcggctgctgctgctgctgttgctgcggcgTCTGTGTTTGGGGACTAGCTGGTGGATACAATGCGTAGGCGCTGCTCGTCTGCACTTGCACCTGGTTGCCAGCGGCTCCTCCGGCACCACCGCCCGTTGCAACACCGctcgcctgctgctgctgggccgtctgctgctgctgctgctgttgctgctgctgggcggaTGAGGGTGACTTGCTGCCGCCACCCGTATGCGATCCTCGCAGACCGGCGGTGTTGCCTCCCGCACCACCGGGCACACCAACGCCCACGCCCGTCTGCTGCTTATTGAAGTAGTCGTTGATCTTCTTGTTGTCGTTGACGGGCAGCATGAGGCGGGCGCTCTTGCCGCCGCCACTGCCAGAGCCGGAACCGGCACcactgccgccgctgccggcGCCACCGGCTCCGCCGCCACTGCCGGCCGATCCGCCCAGACGATCGCCAAGATTCAGGCCCATGTTCACCTTGGGCATATCACGAAAGGCCAGGGATTTGCCCTTCAGGCTGCTGTTGTTGACCACGGTCGCTCCTGCTCCGCCGGAACCACCGCCACTCCCCGCCTCATCCGCACTGGTGTGCGGCATTTTtcgcttccgtttccgctccGCTGGCGTCCGGGGTTTGCCCACCGTCGTCACCGATGCCGTCGTGGTCGTGCCTGCCGTCAAGTAGGTCATCTCGCCCCCATTATTGGAgtgctgcggcggcggcggcggtggctgTTGCATTCCCAGGGCGGGCGCAAAGGcgggatgttgctgctgttgctgttggatggctgctgccgctgccgctgctgctgcagctcctggCGTTGCTCCGCCGCCACTCAGCATATCGTTGACATCCTTCTCGCTGTGCGAGGAGCCAGTGCTCATATTCGAATCCGGATTGCTGCTGCCCTGATGCAGCCCCTGCAGcgactgttgctgctgctggtggaagtgttgctgctggtggagttgctgctggtggagctgctgctggtggagctGCTGCGGATGCTTGTGCAGGTGCTGCAGATGTTGCTGCGGGAGTATCTGCTgttgcgcctgctgctgctgctgttgctgctggggatTCTGTTgctcctgttgctgctgctgctgcgtctgttgctgctgggcgcTGTGATGGTTGGCaaagtgctgctgctgctgttgcgggggcgggggctgtggctgttgcggctgctgcggcggttgcagctgctgctgctgattggGATGGTGGTGACTTAGGGCCGAAGTGGTCTGCGGGGCCATCTGCAACTGAGCGCCGGCGGACATCTGCAATTGGCATTGAGAAAAGTGCAAGGATTAGTGAGGATGTTGGGGCACTGATTCCAAGGTTTTACATTACAACAGACTTTGAAATACTAAGCTACTTATAGTTTTTATTCTCATtgcattaataatataattataggaGATAGGAACCTtaatacaattattaaaatatttacatatttcgttaatatttgaaataatttatataatttcccttttatcaattataATTTCACAACTTTTGTCCcacattaatgttttaaatttgtctGTACAATTACACATTAAATTTTCCTATTGCTTATTTTTTGCCTttatagaatattttattttagtttttgaaaatatttaattttttcctctCCCATTCTCCCACTCTCCCGCTCTCACTGGGCGCTTTATGCACTTTGCAACACTGTCGCCGCTTTTGTTTTGCTCCGCAGCTTCTTTCGTTTTGCACTTCCTTTTGCGCTTCTCtttcccctggacgagagaGTGCTGCCACATGCGCGGCATTTGGACATCGCAACGAAGTGGCAACCCCGGGGGCGGTGGCAACAAAAGAGGCAGCAAAGCAGAATGTGCAAAATATGTGCGCGGGAGCGAGCGAGACGAAAACAAAGCGGCAGCGGCATGCGTTTGCGTGTGCAAGAGAACGCGAGTGCGAGCGAGACAGCAACAGCGACAGAGAGCGAGAATGCAGTGGcatgtgtatgtgtgtgtaatGTTTTATCAAAAGGCAAAGCGTAAAGacaatgaaaaaaatgttgaaaaatttatctagaaaaTGGCTACGGCTCCCCTTATTGCGATTTTCTGGGCTCTCATTTTATTGCGATATTAAACTTGTCTCTGCTAAAAGCACATAATGCCGTTCACCTTTTTTAAGCGCCGCATATTTTTCTGCACACACATACGTGGCTGCgggcgcgtgtgtgtgtgagtgtatgggtgtgtgcgtgtttGGCTTTTCACATTCTATTACAATATTATCACATTTGGTTTTCCGTTTTTTCTTCTTGCTTTTTCGTTTAGTTTGCACTAATTTTCACATTTGCCTTGATGTTttcctatatatatatttatttgcatcgaaatatatatatatcgttTATTTGtacacatatatattataactgTGTTTATTCCGATTTTTTTGCAGTCGCTCTCATCGTGCGCGTGTGTGTTTGTAAAATGGTAACGAGCGGAGCGAAAGAAAGAAGAGAGTTAGCAAGCGAGGAGCAAGAAGAAGCACAAGAGCGGCGAGAGGGAGAGCGAGCACAAGAGCGAGTGTAACTATTCGCTCATTTTTGCAAAAACGAACCGAACAAAAAAAACGAGCCGAAACGAAAACGGGCTAGAGTACACTAGAAATTAATCCGACTGCCTCTTCTCGTGCCTGCCTCTCCTTACACTTCATTTGAGGCTTTAGTTTTCTTGTTCTCGTTTTTTTCTGGTCTTTTTGGttgataaataattttgtgcGCAACTTCCGCGCGCGCGTTCgtttaaaaacaacagcgAAAGCAAACTACACACGCCGccaactacaactacaactacaaaCACAAGCTGCGCTGCCAGCGTCGCGGCGTTGCAGCCTCTTCTTCTTTCGCTGCTGCCTTCCATTCCACCGAACTTCCAATCCAAAACGGAAAGCAGCTGCTGCCCGCCGAGTGAACGAGAGCCTGGGGCAGAGGCGGTGAGGAGGGCGAAGAGAACAGACggggagagagcgagagagacaGCCGGCGTCTTTGTCAATTCGCGAGCGACGACGCCGGCAGAGGGCGCCATTGCCACAACACCACAAACACAAAGGCAACACAAACAACAAGGCAACAGTGCTGCCCTCAGACTTTGGAACAAGAAGTAAGGCAGCTAGAATCAAGCTTAGTAGCTGAACTCCAGATGTTTTgattgcaaatatttaaaaaattataagcgTGTTTGATCGTTGACCACTGATTCCTAaccatataaaatatatgtattatattGTAGACCAAACTGCAactgtaaatatatataaatacaataaaattcaTGATTTATAAAGAGGTGTATTTACTTTCagaatttataaactttaaaataacaattaacgCATTCCCCCaaaacagctataaaataGCCAAGCCACCAACTCTACAGGGGAGCACAAAATATCAAAGGAATTAATTTCGAGTGGAAGGGGCAGAAGAAAAGTAGTGCAATGCGTTCCAATGGGCAGTTAATTGCTCAGCAGAATAATACAAAGCACGGAATAGGAGTGTAGTGCTCTGAGGGGGGTAGCAGGCAAGGGGGGAATAGGTAAATATAGAACGTGCTTTGTTCGATTCGTAGagcataaatatttgtgcatTTTGATACCCATACAAATTGCGTAAACTTCAGCGGAGAGCAAACAGAAATTTGATTGGGACGGGAAAATTGAATACTGCGCCCGGGGATACGGAAGGCACGGcgacaaaaaaaagaacacattTTGTGTCAGGGGAAGTTTATGGCTTCAAAAATCGTAAACAAGCCAGATTTACAAGAAATAAGAATTTCATTTGTTATAATGAAACTACACTGAGTAATTGGAATGGCATGTACATAGTATATGAAAATATGTaagtttcttaaatttttgGGAATTTCTTGTTATCAAAATTAGTTTCCCAAGAaactgtttataaaaatgtgatatttttttttttaatatttgtctTATTATTAGCTAACATTTAACGTTTAAAggctatttttattattattttatcttactttataatattttatctcCAAgcattttggatttttttttcaatttattgcTGGCATGTGTAACCTTTTACCTTTTTCATTTCGCCCCCTTATTTTCCCTCCTAATATTCGTTGGCCTTTGGACAACAGCTGTCGCTTGGTTGCCGTGTGCTCCCGAATGCATAAGAAGAAGGGGAAGGAGAGGGAGAGGAGGTGGCAACAGAAGCATAAAGAAAAGCTGTAGcagaagcaaaaaaaaagtgttgcCAACATGGCCAAAGCATGAAAATTGTAACGGCCAGCGAAACACGAAATTGGCAACACTGAGAAACTGAGAAAGCGAGAAAGGCGGAGACGAAAGAGGGAGGGAGAGCAAACAAGACGAACGAAAGGCCAGACAATA containing:
- the LOC108025705 gene encoding homeotic protein female sterile isoform X1 is translated as MSCTPSPLCAAFALAMHQQQQQQQQQQQQLEIQEIQQQRQQLQIQQIHIQQQQIRRIEELNANPPSQQHIQKISHLLPHHIQDITRNHHQILSSHQQIPEIHQLQILQKTQQQPCYQMQPIPNQQQQIFDFQQINEVPHMQTLQITLQSQQKIPELQQTQQQKHHFQQIQRLPKIPEIPQIPEILQIQQFQVAQQQQQQQQKQTKKRGAKTTATAATTTITSSNSNSNSNNSNSNNNYYSNINNNNNNNNSSNSGGGLIMLASASASAAARKRSRSASNGSKSNNKTVSGRKLTKSMSAGAQLQMAPQTTSALSHHHPNQQQQLQPPQQPQQPQPPPPQQQQQHFANHHSAQQQQTQQQQQQEQQNPQQQQQQQQAQQQILPQQHLQHLHKHPQQLHQQQLHQQQLHQQQHFHQQQQQSLQGLHQGSSNPDSNMSTGSSHSEKDVNDMLSGGGATPGAAAAAAAAAAIQQQQQQHPAFAPALGMQQPPPPPPQHSNNGGEMTYLTAGTTTTASVTTVGKPRTPAERKRKRKMPHTSADEAGSGGGSGGAGATVVNNSSLKGKSLAFRDMPKVNMGLNLGDRLGGSAGSGGGAGGAGSGGSGAGSGSGSGGGKSARLMLPVNDNKKINDYFNKQQTGVGVGVPGGAGGNTAGLRGSHTGGGSKSPSSAQQQQQQQQQQTAQQQQASGVATGGGAGGAAGNQVQVQTSSAYALYPPASPQTQTPQQQQQQQPPGADFHYVNSSKAQQQQQQQQQRQQQQTSNQMVPPHVVMAGHPLSMAAIQQQQQTPLSQQQQQQQQQQQQQQLGPPTTSTASVVPTHPHQLGSLGVVGMVGVGVGVGVGVNVGVGPPLPPPPPMAMPAAIITYSKATQTEVSLHELQEREAEHESGKVKLDEMTRLSDEQKCQIVGNQKTIDQHKSHIAKCIDVVKKLLKEKSSIEKKEARQKCMQNRLRLGQFVTQRVGATFQENWTDGYAFQELSRRQEEITAEREEIDRQKKQLMKKRPAESGRKRNNNSNQNNQQQQQQQQHQQQQQQNSNSNDSSQLTGGVVTGPGSDRLGGAAGGVSVDSGLGGNNAGAIGGGAVGGGVGGGGVGSGGVGGVGGGGGGGRGLSRSNSTQANQAQLLHNGGGGSGGNVGNSGGVGDRLSDRGGGGGLGGNDSGSCSDSGTFLKPDPVSGAYTAQEYYEYDEILKLRQNALKKEDADLQLEMEKLERERNLHIRELKRILNEDQSRFNNHPVLNDRYLLLMLLGKGGFSEVHKAFDLKEQRYVACKVHQLNKDWKEDKKANYIKHALREYNIHKALDHPRVVKLYDVFEIDANSFCTVLEYCDGHDLDFYLKQHKTIPEREARSIIMQVVSALKYLNEIKPPVIHYDLKPGNILLTEGNVCGEIKITDFGLSKVMDDENYNPDHGMDLTSQGAGTYWYLPPECFVVGKNPPKISSKVDVWSVGVIFYQCLYGKKPFGHNQSQATILEENTILKATEVQFSNKPTVSNEAKSFIRGCLAYRKEDRMDVFALARHEYIQPPIPKHGRGSLNQQQQAQQQQQQQQQQQQQQSSTSQANSTGQTSFSAHMFGNMNQSSSS
- the LOC108025705 gene encoding serine/threonine-protein kinase tousled-like 1 isoform X5; translated protein: MFVVENRKPKYAKMSAGAQLQMAPQTTSALSHHHPNQQQQLQPPQQPQQPQPPPPQQQQQHFANHHSAQQQQTQQQQQQEQQNPQQQQQQQQAQQQILPQQHLQHLHKHPQQLHQQQLHQQQLHQQQHFHQQQQQSLQGLHQGSSNPDSNMSTGSSHSEKDVNDMLSGGGATPGAAAAAAAAAAIQQQQQQHPAFAPALGMQQPPPPPPQHSNNGGEMTYLTAGTTTTASVTTVGKPRTPAERKRKRKMPHTSADEAGSGGGSGGAGATVVNNSSLKGKSLAFRDMPKVNMGLNLGDRLGGSAGSGGGAGGAGSGGSGAGSGSGSGGGKSARLMLPVNDNKKINDYFNKQQTGVGVGVPGGAGGNTAGLRGSHTGGGSKSPSSAQQQQQQQQQQTAQQQQASGVATGGGAGGAAGNQVQVQTSSAYALYPPASPQTQTPQQQQQQQPPGADFHYVNSSKAQQQQQQQQQRQQQQTSNQMVPPHVVMAGHPLSMAAIQQQQQTPLSQQQQQQQQQQQQQQLGPPTTSTASVVPTHPHQLGSLGVVGMVGVGVGVGVGVNVGVGPPLPPPPPMAMPAAIITYSKATQTEVSLHELQEREAEHESGKVKLDEMTRLSDEQKCQIVGNQKTIDQHKSHIAKCIDVVKKLLKEKSSIEKKEARQKCMQNRLRLGQFVTQRVGATFQENWTDGYAFQELSRRQEEITAEREEIDRQKKQLMKKRPAESGRKRNNNSNQNNQQQQQQQQHQQQQQQNSNSNDSSQLTGGVVTGPGSDRLGGAAGGVSVDSGLGGNNAGAIGGGAVGGGVGGGGVGSGGVGGVGGGGGGGRGLSRSNSTQANQAQLLHNGGGGSGGNVGNSGGVGDRLSDRGGGGGLGGNDSGSCSDSGTFLKPDPVSGAYTAQEYYEYDEILKLRQNALKKEDADLQLEMEKLERERNLHIRELKRILNEDQSRFNNHPVLNDRYLLLMLLGKGGFSEVHKAFDLKEQRYVACKVHQLNKDWKEDKKANYIKHALREYNIHKALDHPRVVKLYDVFEIDANSFCTVLEYCDGHDLDFYLKQHKTIPEREARSIIMQVVSALKYLNEIKPPVIHYDLKPGNILLTEGNVCGEIKITDFGLSKVMDDENYNPDHGMDLTSQGAGTYWYLPPECFVVGKNPPKISSKVDVWSVGVIFYQCLYGKKPFGHNQSQATILEENTILKATEVQFSNKPTVSNEAKSFIRGCLAYRKEDRMDVFALARHEYIQPPIPKHGRGSLNQQQQAQQQQQQQQQQQQQQSSTSQANSTGQTSFSAHMFGNMNQSSSS